CGACTCGTCCGAGATGGCGTTCAAGATCGCCGGCTCCATGGCGATGAAGGAAGCGGCTCGCAAGGCCGACCCCGCGCTGCTCGAGCCGATGATGTCCGTCGAGGTCACCACCCCCGAGGACAACATGGGCGACGTGATCGGCGACCTCAACTCCCGTCGTGGCATGATCCAGTCGATGGAGGAGCGTCACGGCGCTCGCGTCGTCAAGGCTCTGGTGCCGCTCTCGGAGATGTTCGGCTACGTCGGCGACCTGCGGTCGAAGACTGCGGGCCGGGCTAGCTACAGCATGCAGTTCGACTCCTACGCCGAGGTTCCGCAGAACGTGGCGAAGGAGATCATCGCTAAGGCCACCGGCGCCTGACGCGTTGAGGCACGTGCGGCCCGTCGAGGGCCGCACGTGCACGAGCAGTCGACAGAGTCCTGAGCGCCTTATCGGCGTGCCGGGCGAAAAGTAATGATCAGTCCACAGGAGGACACCAGTGGCGAAGGCGAAGTTCGAGCGGACTAAGCCGCACGTCAACATCGGCACCATTGGTCACATCGACCACGGTAAGACGACGCTGACTGCGGCCATCACGAAGGTCCTGCACGACGAGTTCCCGGACCTGAACCCGTACACCCCGTTCGACGAGATCGACAAGGCGCCGGAGGAGAAGGCCCGCGGCATCACGATCTCGATCGCGCACGTCGAGTACCAGACCGCGGCGCGCCACTACGCGCACGTGGACTGCCCCGGCCACGCCGACTACATCAAGAACATGATCACCGGTGCCGCGCAGATGGACGGCGCGATCCTGGTGGTTGCCGCGACCGACGGCCCGATGCCGCAGACCAAGGAGCACGTGCTCCTGGCCCGCCAGGTCGGCGTTCCGTACATCGTCGTCGCCCTGAACAAGAGCGACATGGTCGAGGACGAGGAGCTCCTGGAGCTCGTCGAGCTCGAGGTCCGCGAGCTGCTGAGCACCTACGAGTTCCCGGGCGACGACCTGCCGGTCGTGCGCGTGTCGGCGCTCAAGGCGCTCGAGGGCGACCCGGAGTGGACCGGCAAGCTCCTGGAGCTGATGAACGCGGTCGACACCGCGATCCCGCAGCCCGAGCGTGAGACCGAGAAGCCGTTCCTCATGCCGATCGAGGACGTCTTCACGATCACCGGTCGTGGCACCGTGGTGACCGGTCGCGCCGAGCGCGGCATCCTCAAGCCGAACGAGGAGGTCGAGATCGTCGGTATCCGCGAGAAGTCGACCAAGACCGTTTGCACCGGCATCGAGATGTTCCGCAAGCTGCTCGACGAGGCCCGCGCGGGTGAGAACGTCGGTCTGCTGCTCCGCGGCATCAAGCGCGAGGACGTCGAGCGCGGCATGGTCGTCGTGAAGCCGGGCACCACGACTCCGCACACGGAGTTCGAGGGCCAGGTCTACATCCTCTCCAAGGAGGAGGGTGGCCGGCACACCCCGTTCTTCCAGAACTACCGGCCGCAGTTCTACTTCCGCACCACGGACGTCACCGGCGTCGTCACGCTGCCCGAGGGCACCGAGATGGTCATGCCGGGCGACTCCACCTCGATGGCCGTGAAGCTGATCCAGCCGATCGCCATGGAGCAGGGCCTGAAGTTCGCGATCCGTGAGGGTGGCCGCACCGTCGGCGCCGGCACGGTCACGAAGATCATCAAGTGATTTCGAGGGGTGTTCACTTCGGTGAGCACCCCTCGTTGGTGACCCCGATTAGCAATGCTGGAGTTAATCCGGCATACTAGTCAGGTTGCGTCCGCGCGGGGTGGGTAGTCGAGCTAGGTCAACTTTGACTTGATCAACTACCCACCCTCGCCGGGTGTCCGGGTGTGTTTCTTTGCCGCCCGGCATCCCAGATCCCCGCGATCGCGTCCGCCCGAAGGGGTGGAGGCCGGAAGCTGAGTGCCCAGCACTCTGTGACGAGGCGCGACACGCCCGACCGCGGGGGTCGGACAACGCAGGATCAACGGTCCTGCGGGCATGTGGAGGCCACCGCTTCCGCACGTAGCGGCATCGAGAGAAGGAAACAGAAGCCACCATGGCGGGACAGAAGATCCGCATCCGGCTCAAGGCCTATGACCACGAGGTCGTCGACTCCTCGGCGCGGAAGATCGTCGAGACGGTGACGCGTACCGGGGCGCAGGTCGCGGGCCCGGTGCCGCTGCCCACGGAGATCAACCGTTTCTGCGTGATCCGTTCGCCGCACAAGTACAAGGACTCGCGCGAGCACTTCGAGATGCGCACGCACAAGCGTCTGATCGACATCATCGACCCGACCCCGAAGACGGTCGACTCGCTCATGCGCCTCGACCTGCCGGCTGGCGTCGACATCGAGATCAAGCTGTAGGGATCCGGACA
Above is a genomic segment from Actinoplanes ianthinogenes containing:
- the tuf gene encoding elongation factor Tu produces the protein MAKAKFERTKPHVNIGTIGHIDHGKTTLTAAITKVLHDEFPDLNPYTPFDEIDKAPEEKARGITISIAHVEYQTAARHYAHVDCPGHADYIKNMITGAAQMDGAILVVAATDGPMPQTKEHVLLARQVGVPYIVVALNKSDMVEDEELLELVELEVRELLSTYEFPGDDLPVVRVSALKALEGDPEWTGKLLELMNAVDTAIPQPERETEKPFLMPIEDVFTITGRGTVVTGRAERGILKPNEEVEIVGIREKSTKTVCTGIEMFRKLLDEARAGENVGLLLRGIKREDVERGMVVVKPGTTTPHTEFEGQVYILSKEEGGRHTPFFQNYRPQFYFRTTDVTGVVTLPEGTEMVMPGDSTSMAVKLIQPIAMEQGLKFAIREGGRTVGAGTVTKIIK
- the rpsJ gene encoding 30S ribosomal protein S10, with translation MAGQKIRIRLKAYDHEVVDSSARKIVETVTRTGAQVAGPVPLPTEINRFCVIRSPHKYKDSREHFEMRTHKRLIDIIDPTPKTVDSLMRLDLPAGVDIEIKL